The following proteins are co-located in the Solidesulfovibrio sp. genome:
- a CDS encoding O-acetylhomoserine aminocarboxypropyltransferase/cysteine synthase family protein translates to MPTPPWHAQTLALHAGHAPDADTLSRAVPIHQTTSFLFRDPEHAANLFALKEPGYIYTRLGNPTTDVLEKRLAALHGASACVATASGMAAIFYAVAAITKAGQNIVTGSNLYGGTHTLFAHTLARFGIEVRFVDSSDPANFARAIDADTRLVYTESIGNPRCNVDDLPAIAKVAHEAGLPFILDNTVAAPPILNPFDVGADIAVYSLTKIIGGHGTCIGGAIVEAGGFDWSAGGRFPEITAPDPTYHGANFWEMLCTLEGTPCSAFCTKIRTGLMRDIGATPAPLNSFLVIQGLETLPLRAKAHCANAQRVAQYLEAHPKVAWVNYAGLPSHKDHARAKALFPIGPGAVFGFGLTGGIEAGKAFIKSVRLCSHLANILDAKTLVIHPASTTHSQLTPEELAQAGVPADMVRISVGIEDVEDILADLEQALEKA, encoded by the coding sequence ATGCCCACTCCCCCGTGGCATGCCCAGACGCTGGCCCTGCACGCCGGCCATGCGCCGGATGCCGACACCCTGTCCCGGGCCGTGCCCATCCATCAGACCACGAGCTTTCTGTTCCGCGATCCGGAACACGCCGCCAACCTGTTCGCCCTCAAGGAGCCCGGCTACATCTACACGCGCCTGGGCAACCCGACCACGGACGTGCTGGAGAAACGGCTGGCCGCCCTGCACGGGGCCTCGGCCTGCGTGGCCACGGCCTCGGGCATGGCCGCCATCTTCTACGCCGTGGCCGCCATCACCAAGGCCGGCCAGAACATCGTTACGGGCAGCAACCTCTACGGCGGCACCCACACGCTTTTCGCCCACACCCTGGCCCGCTTCGGCATCGAGGTCCGGTTCGTGGACTCGTCCGACCCGGCCAATTTCGCCCGGGCCATCGACGCCGACACCCGGCTCGTTTACACCGAATCCATCGGCAACCCGCGCTGCAACGTGGATGACCTGCCGGCCATCGCCAAGGTCGCCCACGAGGCCGGCCTGCCGTTTATCCTGGACAACACCGTGGCCGCGCCGCCGATATTGAACCCCTTCGACGTGGGCGCGGACATCGCCGTGTATTCGCTGACCAAGATCATCGGCGGCCACGGCACCTGCATCGGCGGGGCCATCGTCGAGGCCGGCGGCTTCGACTGGTCGGCCGGCGGCAGGTTCCCGGAGATCACCGCCCCGGACCCGACCTACCACGGGGCCAATTTCTGGGAGATGCTGTGCACGCTGGAAGGCACGCCCTGCTCGGCTTTTTGCACGAAGATCCGCACCGGGCTCATGCGCGACATCGGGGCCACGCCCGCGCCCTTAAACAGCTTCCTGGTCATCCAGGGCCTGGAGACGCTGCCGCTTCGGGCCAAGGCCCACTGCGCCAACGCCCAGCGGGTGGCGCAGTATCTGGAGGCCCATCCGAAGGTGGCCTGGGTCAATTACGCCGGGCTGCCCAGCCACAAGGACCATGCCCGGGCCAAGGCGCTTTTCCCCATCGGCCCCGGGGCGGTCTTCGGCTTCGGGCTGACGGGGGGCATCGAGGCCGGCAAGGCCTTCATCAAGTCGGTCAGGCTGTGTTCGCACCTGGCCAACATCCTGGACGCCAAGACGCTGGTGATCCATCCGGCCTCGACCACGCATTCGCAGCTCACGCCCGAGGAACTGGCGCAGGCCGGCGTGCCGGCCGACATGGTGCGCATTTCGGTGGGCATCGAGGACGTGGAGGACATCCTCGCGGATTTGGAGCAGGCGCTGGAGAAGGCGTAG
- a CDS encoding flagellar motor protein MotB: MAKNSDHGKTVVIYRESDEGHGGHHGGSWKVAYADFVTALMAFFLLLWLVVSLKPQRKQELSLVFQDKNVPSKEKVQNLEKVPTFISPDAIKGSPEFKLSQENKLKYEIALLIKELITSDQTVKSNSGVSNDSSGVMMQVNNSVMFKPGSAELTPTALKMLDGVAKILRDFKINLTVRGHADDDEKGGPYPSKWELSAARAAAATRYLAEKAGIATTRLRAVGLADSQPLVPPTSAENKSRNRRIEFFYTSPDMRPSERSQDGP, encoded by the coding sequence GTGGCAAAAAATAGCGACCACGGCAAGACCGTTGTCATCTACCGCGAGTCCGACGAGGGGCATGGCGGCCATCACGGCGGTTCGTGGAAGGTGGCCTATGCCGACTTCGTCACGGCGCTCATGGCCTTTTTCCTGCTCCTGTGGCTGGTGGTGTCGCTCAAGCCCCAGCGCAAGCAGGAACTCTCCCTGGTGTTCCAGGACAAGAACGTGCCGTCCAAGGAGAAGGTGCAGAATCTGGAGAAGGTGCCGACCTTCATCAGCCCCGACGCCATCAAGGGCAGCCCGGAGTTCAAGCTGTCCCAGGAAAACAAGCTCAAGTACGAGATCGCGTTGCTTATCAAGGAGCTCATCACCTCGGATCAGACGGTGAAAAGCAATTCCGGGGTGAGCAACGACTCCTCGGGCGTGATGATGCAGGTCAACAATTCGGTGATGTTCAAGCCGGGTTCGGCCGAGCTGACGCCCACGGCCCTCAAGATGCTCGACGGCGTGGCCAAGATCCTGCGCGACTTCAAGATCAACCTGACCGTGCGCGGCCATGCCGACGACGACGAGAAGGGCGGGCCGTATCCGTCCAAGTGGGAGCTCTCCGCCGCCCGGGCGGCGGCGGCCACGCGGTACCTGGCCGAGAAGGCGGGGATTGCGACCACGCGCCTTCGGGCCGTGGGCCTGGCCGACAGCCAGCCGCTGGTGCCGCCGACCTCGGCCGAGAACAAGTCCCGCAACCGCCGCATCGAGTTCTTCTACACCAGCCCCGACATGCGCCCCTCCGAGCGCTCCCAGGACGGGCCGTAG
- a CDS encoding pyridoxamine 5'-phosphate oxidase family protein, translated as MRKKEREIKDKAVLEELLMRARVCRIGLFDGQWPYVVPVNMGYAAGRIYFHSSRKGKKMEVLRDNPRVCFELDSDVEIVTGERPCDYTTYYKSVIGFGTAVFVEDEAEKIEGLRIIMRRHGGPVEGFRPEVVPVTAVVRIDIERMTGKANPPYDEWN; from the coding sequence ATGCGCAAGAAAGAGCGGGAAATCAAGGACAAGGCCGTATTGGAAGAACTGCTCATGCGGGCGCGGGTCTGCCGGATCGGGCTTTTCGACGGCCAGTGGCCCTATGTGGTGCCGGTCAACATGGGCTACGCCGCCGGCCGCATCTATTTCCATTCGTCGCGCAAGGGCAAGAAGATGGAGGTGTTGCGCGACAATCCGCGGGTGTGCTTCGAGCTCGACAGCGATGTGGAGATCGTCACCGGCGAGCGGCCCTGCGACTACACCACCTACTACAAGTCGGTCATCGGTTTCGGCACGGCCGTGTTCGTCGAGGACGAGGCCGAGAAGATCGAGGGGCTGCGCATCATCATGCGCCGCCACGGCGGCCCGGTGGAAGGGTTTCGGCCCGAGGTGGTGCCGGTGACGGCCGTGGTGCGCATCGACATCGAGCGCATGACCGGCAAGGCCAATCCCCCCTACGACGAGTGGAATTAG
- a CDS encoding (Fe-S)-binding protein, translated as MATELAPVHCLHGQGRRPECILCGRCLPACPLFTATGREELSPRAKFFLARAVAEGRADLSPKAVDILATVCLSCGKCENACPLGLCGPDLVAELRAAHPGFAGFLWKLWVERAGLMWPLAQTLTKLLPGGIPIEAVSRAKAAIEAMGAGRAPEPWLTPDTFDRRHAGKKAVVFAGCVAEHANPRWKEAAKRLLAGLGLEVGPDPGFTCCGCTLGHAGAPDAQAAMQQRNIEAWRKAGRPLMVVFCATCRCGLRAYARKDLGLTMDELPLWRENLVSLAELMGETTFRTHPAAPPSVRYHRPCHGAGGNQDLAFLRRVMGDRLVFREDETPCCGFGGLTKLTSPELSEKVAAHALAVYAPRPGEQIVTGCAGCVTQLRAAAPGDITVGHWLELLG; from the coding sequence GTGGCCACGGAACTTGCCCCCGTCCATTGCCTGCACGGCCAGGGCCGTCGGCCCGAGTGCATCCTGTGCGGCCGCTGCCTGCCGGCCTGCCCGCTTTTCACCGCCACCGGCCGCGAGGAGCTTTCGCCGCGCGCCAAATTCTTCCTGGCCCGGGCCGTGGCCGAGGGCCGGGCCGACCTGTCCCCCAAAGCCGTCGACATCCTGGCCACGGTCTGCCTGTCCTGCGGCAAGTGCGAAAACGCCTGTCCGCTGGGGCTGTGCGGGCCGGACCTGGTGGCCGAGCTGCGGGCCGCCCATCCGGGGTTCGCCGGCTTCCTCTGGAAGCTGTGGGTGGAGCGGGCCGGGCTCATGTGGCCGCTGGCCCAGACGCTCACGAAACTGCTGCCCGGCGGCATCCCCATCGAGGCCGTTTCCCGGGCCAAGGCCGCCATCGAGGCCATGGGCGCGGGCCGGGCGCCCGAGCCGTGGCTGACGCCGGACACCTTCGACCGGCGCCATGCCGGCAAAAAGGCCGTGGTCTTCGCGGGCTGCGTGGCCGAGCACGCCAACCCGCGCTGGAAGGAGGCCGCCAAGCGCCTCCTGGCCGGCCTGGGCCTGGAGGTGGGGCCCGATCCGGGATTTACCTGCTGCGGCTGCACCCTGGGCCATGCCGGCGCGCCGGATGCCCAGGCCGCCATGCAGCAGCGCAATATCGAGGCCTGGCGCAAAGCCGGCCGGCCGCTCATGGTCGTTTTCTGCGCCACCTGCCGCTGCGGGCTGCGGGCCTACGCCCGCAAGGACCTGGGCCTGACCATGGACGAGCTGCCGCTTTGGCGGGAAAACCTCGTCTCCCTGGCCGAGCTCATGGGGGAAACGACATTTCGCACGCACCCGGCCGCGCCGCCGTCCGTGCGCTACCACCGGCCCTGCCACGGCGCCGGCGGCAACCAGGACCTGGCCTTTTTGCGCCGCGTCATGGGCGACCGGCTGGTTTTCCGGGAAGACGAAACGCCGTGCTGCGGCTTCGGGGGCCTCACCAAGCTCACGTCGCCGGAGTTGTCCGAAAAGGTGGCGGCCCATGCCCTGGCCGTCTACGCCCCGCGCCCGGGCGAACAGATCGTTACGGGCTGCGCCGGCTGCGTCACCCAGTTGCGCGCCGCCGCGCCCGGGGACATCACCGTGGGCCACTGGCTGGAACTGCTGGGCTAG
- a CDS encoding type 1 glutamine amidotransferase: protein MSRPITTASIGRVFCMRLHAFYHVPFEDVGSIKPWAAAKGYAIGTTSFFADEAPPPVSDYDMLVVMGGPMGVYDEKDHPWLAGEKKAIEAAVGAGKPVLGICLGAQLVSVALGGTVTRNPVPEIGWFKVDMTPEGLAEPVFAGFPPSYYAFHWHGDTFSQPPGAVHAAGSAACANQAFVYGHKVVGLQFHLETQPIGMQNLIKHCAADVALPGPTVQHPKQMHAGREAFKDIAALMARVCDALTA, encoded by the coding sequence ATGTCGCGTCCCATCACCACCGCCAGCATCGGGAGGGTCTTCTGCATGCGCCTGCACGCCTTCTACCACGTCCCCTTCGAGGATGTGGGCTCCATCAAGCCCTGGGCCGCGGCCAAGGGGTACGCCATCGGCACCACGAGCTTTTTCGCCGACGAGGCGCCGCCGCCCGTATCCGACTACGACATGCTCGTGGTCATGGGCGGCCCCATGGGCGTGTACGACGAAAAGGACCATCCCTGGCTGGCCGGCGAGAAAAAGGCCATCGAGGCGGCCGTCGGCGCCGGCAAGCCGGTCCTTGGCATCTGCCTGGGCGCCCAGCTTGTCTCCGTGGCCCTCGGCGGCACGGTGACGCGAAATCCGGTGCCGGAAATCGGCTGGTTCAAGGTGGACATGACGCCCGAGGGCCTGGCCGAACCGGTCTTCGCCGGATTTCCCCCGTCCTACTACGCCTTCCACTGGCACGGCGACACGTTCTCCCAGCCGCCCGGGGCCGTGCATGCCGCCGGGTCGGCCGCCTGCGCCAACCAGGCCTTCGTCTACGGCCACAAGGTCGTCGGCCTGCAATTTCACCTGGAAACCCAGCCCATCGGCATGCAAAACCTCATCAAGCACTGCGCCGCCGACGTGGCCCTGCCCGGGCCCACCGTCCAGCACCCCAAGCAGATGCACGCCGGCCGCGAGGCTTTCAAGGACATCGCGGCGCTCATGGCGCGGGTGTGCGACGCGCTGACGGCGTAG
- a CDS encoding type II toxin-antitoxin system Phd/YefM family antitoxin codes for MKLSQRVKPISYLKAHAAEIVRELGEGAEPLVITQNGEAKAVLQDVGSYERTQEALALLKILALGQRQVEQGKVVAAGEAMAAIRSRRAG; via the coding sequence ATGAAGCTGTCCCAGCGCGTCAAACCCATCAGCTATTTGAAAGCCCACGCCGCCGAAATCGTGCGCGAGCTCGGCGAGGGCGCCGAGCCGCTCGTCATCACCCAAAACGGCGAGGCCAAAGCCGTCTTGCAGGACGTCGGCTCCTACGAGCGGACGCAAGAGGCCCTGGCGTTGCTGAAAATCCTGGCCTTGGGGCAACGGCAGGTCGAGCAAGGCAAGGTGGTTGCGGCCGGCGAGGCCATGGCGGCCATCCGCAGTAGGCGAGCGGGCTGA
- the motA gene encoding flagellar motor stator protein MotA, with amino-acid sequence MFVIIGIVVVLGCVVGGFLLEGGHLGVLIQPIELLIIGGAALGSFLISAPKSVVVGTIKHMMHVFTAKEATAADYQDLLTLLFELMNIARRDGIVALEPHVSKPEQSSTLNRYPNIAKNKQLAYFICDNIKALLSEGIDAHRYDDLMRTDIATMHHHAMIAPTAVTKVADSLPGLGIVAAVLGIVLTMGKINEPPEVLGHSIGAALVGTFLGILLCYGFIGPMATNLEYQAKAKQQMLHVAKEVLAAFNSGFSPMLSVEMGRRAIPDDVRPTMEDMEGALRGKK; translated from the coding sequence ATGTTCGTCATCATCGGCATCGTGGTGGTTCTGGGCTGCGTCGTCGGCGGCTTTCTGCTGGAAGGCGGCCACCTGGGCGTGCTCATACAGCCCATCGAACTGCTCATCATCGGCGGGGCGGCCCTGGGGTCGTTTCTCATCTCCGCGCCCAAGTCCGTGGTCGTCGGCACGATCAAGCACATGATGCACGTGTTCACGGCCAAGGAAGCCACGGCCGCGGACTACCAGGACCTGCTGACGCTTTTGTTCGAGCTCATGAACATCGCCCGGCGCGACGGCATCGTGGCCCTTGAACCCCACGTGTCCAAACCCGAGCAGTCCTCGACCCTCAACCGCTATCCCAACATCGCCAAGAACAAGCAGCTGGCCTATTTCATCTGCGACAACATCAAGGCGCTTTTGTCCGAAGGCATCGACGCCCACCGCTACGACGACCTCATGCGCACGGACATCGCCACCATGCACCACCACGCCATGATCGCGCCCACGGCCGTGACCAAGGTGGCCGACTCCCTGCCCGGGCTCGGCATCGTGGCCGCCGTGCTCGGCATCGTTTTGACCATGGGCAAGATCAACGAGCCGCCCGAGGTTTTGGGCCACAGCATCGGCGCGGCCCTGGTCGGCACGTTCCTGGGCATCCTGCTGTGTTACGGCTTCATCGGCCCCATGGCCACCAACCTGGAGTATCAGGCCAAGGCCAAGCAGCAGATGCTGCATGTGGCCAAGGAGGTGCTGGCCGCCTTCAACTCCGGGTTTTCCCCGATGCTGTCCGTGGAGATGGGCCGCCGGGCCATTCCCGACGACGTGCGGCCGACCATGGAGGACATGGAAGGGGCGCTGCGTGGCAAAAAATAG
- a CDS encoding FAD-linked oxidase C-terminal domain-containing protein has translation MTAPSPLTAADRRFLEGLFPGAAAAFSPEETFVYGTDASRRFAPAGAVVRPESLEQVRELLAFAQARRLPVLPRGRATNTVGDCVPVAGGIVVSTARLNRILEIDPDDFVAVVEPGVVTGDLQAALAKQGLFYAPDPASVKFSTVGGNAATCAGGMRAVKYGVTRDHILGIEAVLPGGGVIRAGGRTHKNVVGLDLTRLFVGSEGTLGLFTQLTLKLLPKPAATATLALAYPSVDAALAAAGDVFRAGLLPVAMELLAKGAMDAVAAISAVPWPRQAGAALFVRLDGSAAAVAADSALLEAATAKAGPVWSQRAVEPEAEEALWELRRLLNPASFKAAPDKISDDVTVPRGALRQAAADIAAIGEDERVRILLFGHIGDGNLHVNIMHDAADPDERSRAQAARERILEMCLRLRGTLSGEHGVGLSKLPFLDRQLSPEERALMRRVKAAFDPEGIMNPQKAY, from the coding sequence ATGACCGCGCCATCCCCGCTCACCGCCGCCGACCGCCGCTTCCTGGAAGGCCTGTTCCCCGGCGCCGCCGCCGCGTTTTCCCCCGAGGAAACCTTCGTCTACGGCACCGACGCCTCGCGCCGCTTCGCTCCGGCCGGCGCCGTGGTGCGCCCGGAGAGCCTTGAGCAGGTCCGGGAACTGCTGGCCTTCGCCCAGGCCCGGCGCCTGCCCGTCCTGCCGCGCGGCCGGGCCACCAACACCGTGGGCGACTGCGTGCCCGTGGCCGGCGGCATCGTGGTTTCCACGGCCCGCCTGAACCGCATCCTCGAAATCGACCCCGACGACTTCGTGGCCGTGGTCGAACCGGGAGTGGTCACCGGCGACCTGCAGGCCGCCCTGGCCAAACAGGGGCTTTTCTACGCCCCGGACCCGGCCAGCGTGAAATTTTCCACCGTGGGCGGCAATGCCGCCACCTGCGCCGGCGGCATGCGGGCCGTCAAGTACGGCGTCACCCGCGACCACATCCTCGGCATCGAGGCCGTGCTGCCCGGCGGCGGCGTCATCCGGGCCGGCGGGCGCACCCATAAAAACGTGGTCGGCCTCGACCTCACCCGCCTTTTCGTCGGCTCCGAGGGCACGCTCGGGCTCTTCACCCAGCTGACCCTCAAGCTCTTGCCCAAGCCGGCGGCCACGGCCACCCTGGCCCTGGCCTATCCGAGCGTCGACGCCGCCCTGGCCGCCGCCGGGGATGTCTTCCGGGCCGGCCTCCTGCCCGTGGCCATGGAGCTGCTCGCCAAGGGGGCCATGGACGCCGTGGCCGCCATAAGCGCCGTGCCCTGGCCGCGCCAGGCCGGCGCGGCCCTGTTCGTGCGCCTGGACGGCTCGGCCGCGGCCGTGGCCGCCGACAGCGCCCTGTTGGAGGCCGCCACGGCCAAGGCCGGCCCGGTCTGGAGCCAGCGCGCCGTCGAACCCGAGGCCGAGGAGGCCTTGTGGGAGCTGCGGCGCCTGCTCAACCCGGCCTCGTTCAAGGCCGCGCCGGACAAGATCAGCGACGACGTGACCGTGCCGCGCGGGGCCTTGCGCCAGGCCGCCGCCGACATCGCGGCCATCGGCGAGGACGAGCGCGTGCGCATCCTGCTTTTCGGCCACATCGGCGACGGCAACCTCCACGTCAACATCATGCACGACGCGGCCGACCCCGACGAGCGCAGCCGCGCCCAGGCCGCCCGGGAGCGCATCCTCGAGATGTGCCTGCGCCTTCGCGGCACGCTTTCCGGCGAACACGGCGTGGGGCTTTCCAAGCTGCCCTTCCTCGACCGCCAGCTGTCGCCCGAGGAGCGCGCGCTCATGCGCCGCGTTAAGGCCGCCTTCGACCCCGAGGGCATCATGAACCCGCAAAAGGCGTACTAG
- the secA gene encoding preprotein translocase subunit SecA: MLKAIARKIVGSRNERYLKSLRPIVEAINAFEPQVKALSDEAMRARVAELRQEVADGRSLDDILPETFALVREGSVRALGMRHFDVQLIGGVTLHRGKIAEMKTGEGKTLVATLPIVLNALSGKGVHLITVNDYLAKRDAAWMGKLYNFLGLSVGVIVHGLEDAERQANYGADITYGTNNEFGFDYLRDNMKFYKQQLVQRELNYAIVDEVDSILIDEARTPLIISGQAEDSSTLYARIDAFIPMLRKETDFTVDEKARTVLLTEEGVARMEQVLKLDNLYDAANITFQHHVLQALKAHHIFQRDVDYVVKDDQVLIVDEFTGRLMPGRRYSDGLHQALEAKEHVQVEAENQTLATITFQNYFRMYKKLAGMTGTADTEAVEFREIYDLEVLSIPTHKPMIRKDFPDLVYKTQREKFEAITADVQELHQRGQPVLVGTVSIEKSELLSGLLKKAGVPHDVLNAKNHEKEAEIVAQAGHAGRVTIATNMAGRGTDIVLGPGVTDLGGLHILGTERHESRRIDNQLRGRSGRQGDPGSSRFYLALDDDLMRLFGSDRLKGLMDKLGMEDGEPIENRMVSRAIENAQKRVEAHNFEIRKQLLEYDNVMNQQREVIYSRRRELMETAEPEAFVAQYLEEIVGEIFAPLEGHKGEPDPEALEVAAAQLEDLLDVKAELAKGDTAERQAVLEAVLSRQQALAEAAGDHYREIARYFLLDSLDRHWKEHLLSMDHLRDGIGLRGYGQKDPKQEYKREGFELFQQLIDSMRDAAIRSLCRVRIRNEVKEQEFQHKDDSANLRYSGASPEEEAKKEPKRRAEPKVGRNDPCPCGSGKKYKKCHGAK; encoded by the coding sequence ATGCTCAAGGCCATTGCCCGAAAAATCGTCGGGTCACGAAACGAACGCTACCTCAAAAGCCTGCGCCCCATCGTCGAGGCCATCAACGCCTTCGAACCGCAGGTCAAGGCCCTGTCCGACGAAGCCATGCGCGCGCGCGTGGCCGAACTGCGCCAGGAGGTGGCCGACGGCCGCTCCCTCGACGACATCCTGCCCGAGACCTTCGCCCTGGTGCGCGAAGGCTCGGTGCGTGCGCTCGGCATGCGCCACTTCGACGTGCAGCTCATCGGCGGCGTGACGCTCCACCGCGGCAAGATCGCCGAGATGAAGACCGGCGAGGGCAAGACCCTGGTCGCCACCCTGCCCATCGTCTTAAACGCCCTGTCCGGCAAGGGCGTGCACCTCATTACCGTCAACGACTACCTGGCCAAGCGCGACGCGGCCTGGATGGGCAAGCTCTACAACTTCCTGGGCCTGTCCGTCGGGGTCATCGTCCACGGCCTGGAGGACGCCGAACGCCAGGCCAACTACGGCGCGGACATCACCTACGGCACGAACAACGAGTTCGGCTTCGATTATCTGCGCGACAACATGAAGTTCTACAAGCAGCAGCTGGTGCAGCGCGAACTCAACTACGCCATCGTCGACGAAGTCGACTCTATCCTCATCGACGAAGCCAGAACGCCGCTGATCATCTCCGGCCAGGCCGAGGATTCCTCCACGCTCTACGCCCGCATCGACGCGTTCATTCCCATGCTGCGCAAGGAAACGGACTTCACCGTGGACGAAAAGGCCCGGACCGTCCTTTTGACCGAGGAAGGCGTGGCCCGCATGGAGCAGGTACTCAAACTCGACAACCTCTACGACGCCGCCAACATCACCTTCCAGCACCACGTGCTCCAGGCCTTAAAAGCCCACCACATCTTCCAGCGCGACGTGGACTACGTGGTGAAAGACGACCAGGTCCTCATCGTCGACGAGTTCACCGGCCGCCTCATGCCCGGCCGGCGCTACTCCGACGGCCTGCACCAGGCGCTCGAGGCCAAGGAGCACGTCCAGGTCGAGGCGGAAAACCAGACGCTGGCCACCATCACCTTCCAGAACTATTTCCGCATGTACAAAAAGCTCGCCGGCATGACCGGCACGGCCGACACCGAGGCCGTGGAATTCCGCGAGATCTACGACCTGGAAGTCCTGTCCATCCCGACGCACAAGCCCATGATCCGCAAGGATTTCCCGGACCTCGTCTACAAGACCCAGCGGGAGAAGTTCGAGGCCATCACCGCCGACGTCCAGGAGTTGCACCAGCGCGGCCAGCCGGTCCTGGTCGGCACGGTGTCCATCGAGAAGTCCGAGCTGCTTTCCGGGCTGCTCAAGAAAGCCGGCGTGCCCCATGACGTCTTAAACGCCAAGAACCACGAGAAGGAAGCCGAGATCGTGGCCCAGGCCGGCCATGCCGGCCGGGTGACCATCGCCACCAACATGGCCGGCCGCGGCACGGACATCGTGCTCGGCCCGGGGGTGACCGACCTCGGCGGCCTGCACATCCTCGGCACCGAGCGCCACGAATCCCGGCGCATCGACAACCAGTTGCGCGGCCGCTCCGGCCGCCAGGGCGACCCGGGCTCCTCGCGCTTCTACCTGGCGCTCGACGACGACCTCATGCGGCTTTTCGGCTCGGACCGCCTCAAGGGCCTCATGGACAAGCTCGGCATGGAGGACGGCGAGCCCATCGAGAACCGCATGGTCTCGCGGGCCATCGAGAACGCCCAGAAGCGGGTGGAGGCCCACAACTTCGAGATCCGCAAGCAGCTGCTCGAATACGACAACGTCATGAACCAGCAGCGCGAGGTCATCTACTCGCGCCGGCGCGAACTCATGGAGACGGCCGAGCCCGAGGCCTTCGTCGCCCAGTACCTGGAGGAGATCGTGGGCGAGATCTTCGCCCCCCTGGAAGGCCACAAGGGCGAACCCGACCCCGAGGCCCTGGAGGTGGCCGCCGCCCAGCTTGAGGACTTGCTCGACGTCAAGGCCGAGCTGGCCAAGGGGGACACGGCGGAGAGGCAGGCCGTGCTCGAGGCGGTGCTCTCCCGGCAGCAGGCCCTGGCCGAGGCGGCCGGCGACCATTACCGGGAGATCGCCCGCTATTTCCTGCTCGACAGCCTGGACCGGCACTGGAAGGAGCATCTGCTGTCCATGGACCACCTGCGCGACGGCATCGGCCTGCGCGGCTACGGCCAGAAGGACCCCAAGCAGGAGTACAAGCGCGAGGGCTTCGAGCTTTTCCAGCAGCTCATTGACAGCATGCGCGACGCGGCCATCCGGTCGCTGTGCCGGGTGCGCATCCGCAACGAGGTCAAGGAGCAGGAGTTCCAGCACAAGGACGATTCGGCCAACCTGCGCTATTCCGGCGCCTCGCCCGAGGAGGAGGCCAAAAAGGAGCCCAAGCGCCGGGCCGAGCCCAAGGTCGGGCGCAACGATCCCTGCCCCTGCGGCAGCGGCAAGAAATACAAGAAGTGTCACGGCGCGAAATAA
- a CDS encoding type II toxin-antitoxin system RelE/ParE family toxin → MDVFLTAAAVRDLEEIDAYLLWRDGPEAAEQVLGAIEARLASLASQPARGHAPPELLALGIREFLEIRVGAYRLIYQLRDAVVYVHVVAHGRRDMQRLLLRRLMEEAP, encoded by the coding sequence GTGGACGTCTTTCTCACTGCGGCAGCCGTTCGGGACCTGGAGGAGATCGACGCCTATCTTCTTTGGCGCGACGGCCCGGAAGCGGCGGAACAGGTGCTTGGCGCCATCGAAGCCAGGCTCGCCTCCCTGGCCAGCCAGCCCGCCAGGGGGCATGCCCCGCCGGAACTGCTCGCCTTGGGCATTCGGGAATTCCTCGAAATCCGGGTCGGCGCCTATCGGCTCATCTACCAATTGCGCGATGCGGTCGTGTACGTCCATGTGGTCGCCCATGGCCGGCGGGACATGCAGCGCCTGCTCCTGCGCCGGCTGATGGAAGAGGCACCCTGA